A single genomic interval of Staphylococcus hyicus harbors:
- the pfkA gene encoding 6-phosphofructokinase, which yields MKKIAVLTSGGDAPGMNAAVRAVVRKAIYHNIEVYGVYQGYQGLINDDIHKLELGSVGDTIQRGGTFLYSARCPEFKEKSVRAKGIENLRKRGIEGLVVIGGDGSYRGAQRITEECQDIQTIGIPGTIDNDIKGTDFTIGFDTALNTIIESVDKIRDTASSHARTFIIEVMGRDCGDLALWSGLAVGAESIILPEADYNIQDIAEKIQHGIDRGKKHSIIIVAEGCMSGNQCAEELTKYINVDARVSVLGHIQRGGSPTGVDRVLASRLGGYALELLMNGETAKGVGIKDNHLTATEFDQIFNNTENNKINKRMLELTKELSI from the coding sequence ATGAAAAAAATTGCAGTTTTAACAAGTGGCGGAGATGCACCTGGAATGAATGCGGCAGTACGAGCAGTGGTTCGTAAAGCTATTTACCATAACATTGAAGTATATGGCGTATATCAAGGTTATCAAGGTCTTATCAATGATGATATACACAAACTTGAACTTGGTTCTGTCGGTGATACCATTCAACGAGGAGGAACGTTCTTATATTCTGCCCGTTGTCCTGAATTTAAAGAAAAAAGCGTTAGAGCAAAAGGTATAGAAAATTTACGTAAACGTGGAATTGAAGGACTTGTAGTTATCGGTGGAGATGGGAGTTACCGTGGCGCTCAACGTATCACAGAAGAATGTCAAGACATACAAACCATCGGCATCCCTGGTACAATCGATAATGATATAAAAGGCACAGATTTTACAATTGGTTTCGACACTGCACTCAATACTATAATTGAGTCTGTCGATAAAATAAGAGATACCGCTTCAAGTCACGCGCGTACTTTCATAATTGAGGTAATGGGTCGTGATTGTGGAGACTTGGCTTTATGGTCAGGTTTAGCAGTAGGGGCAGAATCAATTATCTTACCTGAAGCAGATTATAATATTCAAGATATCGCTGAAAAAATTCAACACGGTATTGATAGAGGGAAAAAGCATTCTATCATTATTGTGGCAGAAGGATGTATGTCAGGTAACCAATGCGCAGAAGAATTAACGAAATATATTAATGTCGATGCGCGTGTTTCCGTTCTAGGACACATTCAACGTGGCGGTAGTCCAACAGGTGTTGATCGTGTACTTGCGTCAAGACTTGGTGGCTACGCATTGGAATTATTAATGAATGGTGAAACTGCCAAAGGGGTAGGTATAAAAGATAACCATTTAACTGCAACGGAATTTGATCAAATTTTTAACAACACTGAAAACAATAAGATAAACAAACGCATGCTTGAATTAACAAAGGAATTATCGATTTAA
- a CDS encoding response regulator transcription factor, producing the protein MVQRVLVVDDEQSIVTLLKYNLEQAGYIVEIAQDGEEAIQKEKETKPDLIVLDVMLPKKDGIEVCKTIRSDKNQVPILMLTAKDDEFDRVLGLELGADDYMTKPFSPREVVARVKAILRRSSQFETTRVDEDDEDIVIGPIRIRPDYFEVYRNDDLLELTPKEFELLLYLVERQGRVITREHMLNSVWNYEFAGDSRIVDVHISHLRDKLEENPKQPQFIKTVRGLGYKLERPK; encoded by the coding sequence ATGGTGCAAAGAGTGCTCGTAGTAGATGATGAACAATCGATTGTCACACTACTTAAATACAATCTTGAACAAGCAGGGTATATTGTTGAAATCGCTCAAGATGGCGAAGAAGCCATTCAGAAAGAAAAAGAAACGAAACCTGATTTAATCGTATTAGATGTGATGTTACCTAAAAAAGATGGTATCGAAGTATGTAAAACAATTCGTTCTGACAAAAATCAGGTTCCAATATTAATGCTAACAGCAAAAGATGATGAATTTGATCGTGTTCTAGGATTAGAATTGGGTGCTGATGACTACATGACGAAGCCTTTCTCTCCTAGGGAAGTTGTTGCAAGAGTTAAAGCGATTTTACGTCGATCCTCTCAATTTGAAACAACGCGCGTCGACGAAGATGATGAAGATATTGTAATTGGTCCAATCCGTATTAGACCGGATTATTTTGAAGTATACCGTAATGATGATTTATTGGAATTAACACCTAAAGAATTTGAATTGTTATTGTATCTCGTAGAGCGACAAGGTCGTGTGATTACAAGAGAACATATGTTGAATTCTGTATGGAATTATGAATTTGCTGGTGATTCACGTATTGTTGATGTACACATCAGTCATTTACGTGACAAACTTGAAGAAAACCCTAAACAACCACAGTTTATTAAGACAGTGAGAGGACTGGGTTACAAATTGGAGCGACCAAAATAA
- a CDS encoding citrate synthase: MAQLQKGLEGVIAAETKISSIIDSQLTYAGYDIDDLAENALFEEVMFLLWNYRLPNKEELQELKDKLHHYMTLNPRMYSHFEEYTTDEVHPMTALRTSVSYLAHFDDNADDNDENALYERGIRIQSKIASLVTSFARVREGKKPVKPDTSLSYAANFLYMLKGEKPTDVEVEGFNKALILHADHELNASAFTARCAVSSMSDMYSGITAAVGSLKGPLHGGANERVMKMLTEIGSIENVEPYLKKAFENKEKIMGFGHRVYKNGDPRAKYLKEMSHKITEETGQSELFEISLKIAEIVKKEKGLLPNVDFYSATVYHSMGIDHDLFTPIFAVSRTSGWVAHILEQLRNNRIMRPRATYIGETNRTYTPIEAR, encoded by the coding sequence ATGGCACAACTACAGAAAGGTTTAGAAGGTGTAATTGCAGCAGAGACAAAGATTAGTTCAATCATCGATAGTCAGTTAACGTACGCTGGTTATGATATTGATGATTTAGCTGAAAATGCTTTGTTTGAAGAAGTGATGTTCCTTCTTTGGAATTACCGATTACCAAATAAAGAAGAACTACAGGAACTAAAAGATAAATTACACCATTATATGACGCTTAATCCACGTATGTATAGTCATTTTGAAGAATATACGACGGATGAAGTGCATCCAATGACTGCTTTACGTACGTCTGTATCTTATTTAGCGCACTTTGATGATAACGCGGATGATAATGACGAAAATGCATTATATGAGCGTGGTATCCGCATTCAATCCAAAATAGCGTCATTAGTCACATCTTTTGCACGTGTGCGTGAAGGGAAAAAACCTGTGAAACCGGATACATCATTATCTTATGCAGCTAACTTTTTATATATGTTAAAAGGGGAAAAACCAACTGATGTAGAGGTTGAAGGTTTCAACAAAGCGTTAATTTTACATGCTGATCATGAATTGAATGCATCTGCATTTACAGCACGTTGTGCGGTATCATCAATGTCTGATATGTATTCAGGTATAACAGCTGCTGTAGGCTCTTTAAAAGGACCATTACACGGTGGCGCGAATGAACGCGTTATGAAAATGTTGACTGAAATTGGCTCCATAGAGAATGTTGAACCATACTTGAAAAAAGCATTTGAAAATAAAGAGAAAATAATGGGGTTTGGTCACCGCGTTTATAAAAATGGGGATCCTCGAGCAAAATACTTAAAAGAAATGAGTCATAAGATTACTGAAGAAACAGGTCAAAGTGAATTGTTCGAGATTTCACTCAAAATAGCAGAAATTGTGAAAAAAGAAAAAGGACTATTACCTAACGTCGATTTCTATAGTGCGACAGTGTATCATAGTATGGGTATCGATCACGATTTATTTACACCAATTTTTGCAGTAAGCCGTACTTCTGGTTGGGTTGCGCATATTTTAGAACAACTTCGCAACAATCGAATTATGCGTCCTCGTGCAACGTATATTGGTGAAACAAATCGCACATATACACCGATTGAAGCACGTTAA
- the pnpS gene encoding two-component system histidine kinase PnpS, with the protein MIKFYHKLLIILTTITVVSFLILGFIVHNSIYTISVDHQKRELLKHSKQIIQLNQSHNEARIHDIAETYQANIRIIQNGKMNNVTTTKEFEIEKRQDELIRQLKSENPVYILDGKAGEYLFGIHHQHTTLLISGKYDTVYDLQMQFWKYLILIGIVIIALIFFTVRYINRTYIQPINEVSYAASLLTQGNYKVRIPESSVKETRELYVTINVLARRLERLNSEQKIQRNRLVTTLENIPSAVLMIDKHGKIVVANKTFYEIFNETKNVEHQNYEKFLHPTLKKLVVEGFRTEKPVYDQVELQLSLIHQKFFDTSCVPILTRTKKRLQGMVIVLHDITQLKKLENLRRDFVANVSHELKTPITSMKGFTETLLDGAKNDEASLDMFLNIMLKESNRIQSLVDDLLDLSKIEQNTALDKHQINLSQVANNALAMIQPLANDKNIDLIDEIDDKVTALADETKMSQVIVNLLSNAVNYSPPDKTITLRVFEDAKYKVIEVIDEGIGIAEEETGRIFERFYRVDKARSRESGGTGLGLSITKHIVEGYQGIIEVESEIGKGSTFRVQLPE; encoded by the coding sequence ATGATAAAGTTTTATCATAAGTTATTAATTATACTTACAACAATCACTGTTGTAAGTTTTCTTATATTAGGTTTTATCGTTCATAATTCTATATATACGATTTCTGTAGACCATCAAAAACGAGAATTACTCAAACACTCAAAACAAATCATCCAACTTAATCAATCACATAATGAGGCACGTATTCATGACATTGCTGAAACGTACCAAGCGAATATACGAATCATACAAAATGGGAAAATGAACAACGTCACGACTACAAAAGAATTTGAGATTGAAAAAAGACAAGATGAACTTATAAGACAACTTAAATCTGAAAATCCTGTTTATATTTTAGATGGTAAAGCAGGTGAATACTTGTTTGGTATTCACCATCAACATACCACGCTTTTAATAAGCGGAAAATATGATACGGTTTATGATTTACAGATGCAATTTTGGAAGTATTTAATTTTAATTGGTATCGTTATTATTGCATTAATTTTCTTCACAGTACGTTATATTAATCGCACGTATATTCAACCGATTAATGAGGTGTCATATGCTGCGTCTTTATTAACTCAAGGGAATTATAAAGTACGTATTCCTGAGAGTAGCGTGAAAGAAACGCGTGAGCTATACGTAACAATCAATGTGCTAGCTAGAAGGCTTGAACGTTTAAATAGCGAGCAAAAAATTCAACGCAATCGACTTGTAACGACATTGGAAAATATTCCAAGCGCAGTTTTAATGATAGATAAACATGGAAAAATCGTTGTTGCAAACAAAACGTTTTATGAGATTTTTAATGAGACTAAAAATGTTGAACATCAAAACTATGAAAAATTCTTACATCCAACATTGAAAAAACTTGTAGTTGAAGGTTTCCGCACAGAAAAACCTGTATATGACCAAGTGGAACTCCAATTGAGCTTAATACATCAAAAGTTTTTTGATACGTCATGTGTTCCGATTTTAACGAGAACGAAAAAACGATTACAAGGGATGGTTATTGTTCTCCATGATATTACACAATTGAAAAAATTAGAGAATTTAAGGCGAGATTTTGTGGCAAATGTCTCTCATGAATTAAAAACACCAATAACCTCGATGAAAGGTTTTACTGAAACACTTTTAGATGGTGCTAAAAATGACGAAGCATCTTTAGACATGTTCTTAAATATTATGTTGAAAGAATCTAACCGTATTCAATCACTTGTTGATGATTTATTGGACTTATCAAAAATTGAACAAAATACCGCCCTTGACAAACATCAAATCAATTTATCTCAAGTTGCAAACAATGCGCTCGCGATGATTCAGCCATTAGCAAACGATAAAAACATTGATTTAATTGATGAAATTGATGACAAGGTAACTGCTTTAGCCGACGAAACGAAAATGTCACAGGTAATCGTGAACTTGCTGTCCAATGCTGTAAATTATTCGCCTCCAGATAAAACCATAACATTACGTGTGTTTGAAGATGCGAAATATAAGGTGATAGAGGTTATCGATGAAGGTATAGGTATTGCCGAAGAAGAAACAGGGCGCATTTTCGAACGATTTTATCGTGTAGATAAAGCGCGCAGCCGTGAATCAGGTGGAACTGGTCTTGGTTTATCCATTACGAAACACATCGTTGAAGGCTATCAAGGTATTATTGAGGTGGAAAGCGAAATAGGGAAAGGCTCTACATTTAGAGTTCAATTACCAGAATAA
- the icd gene encoding NADP-dependent isocitrate dehydrogenase: MMSEKIVKTADGLNVPNQPIVPFIIGDGIGPDIWKAASRVIDEAVKKAYNGDKAISWKEVLAGQKAFDQTGEWLPQETLDTIKEYLIAIKGPLTTPIGGGIRSLNVALRQELDLFTCLRPVRWFQGVPSPVKNPQDTDMVIFRENTEDIYAGIEFKEGTADVKKVIDFLQNEMGAKNIRFPETSGIGIKPVSKEGTERLVRAAIQYAIDNNRKSVTLVHKGNIMKFTEGAFKQWGYDLAEREFGDKVFTWQQYDRIVEEKGKDEANARQEEAERNGKIIIKDSIADIFLQQILTRPSDHDVVATMNLNGDYISDALAAQVGGIGIAPGANINYETGHAIFEATHGTAPKYADLDKVNPSSVLLSGVLLLEHLGWQEAADLITASVEKTIASKVVTYDFARLMEGATEVKTSEFADELIKNL, from the coding sequence ATAATGAGTGAAAAAATTGTTAAAACAGCTGATGGTTTAAACGTACCAAATCAACCAATCGTTCCGTTTATTATCGGTGATGGCATTGGCCCAGATATTTGGAAAGCAGCGAGTCGTGTCATCGATGAGGCAGTAAAAAAAGCTTATAATGGCGACAAAGCAATTTCTTGGAAAGAAGTATTAGCCGGGCAAAAAGCATTCGACCAAACAGGTGAGTGGTTACCGCAAGAAACACTCGATACGATAAAGGAATATCTGATTGCAATCAAAGGACCATTAACAACACCAATTGGTGGAGGTATTCGTTCACTTAACGTTGCTTTACGCCAAGAGTTAGATTTGTTTACATGTTTGCGCCCAGTACGTTGGTTCCAAGGTGTCCCATCACCAGTTAAAAATCCACAGGATACAGATATGGTTATTTTTCGAGAAAATACAGAGGATATTTACGCTGGGATTGAATTTAAAGAAGGTACAGCTGATGTTAAAAAAGTCATAGACTTCTTACAAAATGAAATGGGTGCTAAAAATATTCGTTTTCCTGAAACGTCTGGAATTGGGATTAAACCTGTTTCTAAAGAAGGAACTGAGCGATTAGTACGAGCTGCGATTCAATATGCAATAGACAATAACCGTAAATCAGTAACTCTTGTGCATAAAGGCAATATTATGAAATTCACTGAAGGTGCCTTTAAGCAATGGGGCTATGACTTGGCTGAACGTGAATTTGGAGATAAAGTTTTTACATGGCAACAATACGATAGAATTGTTGAGGAGAAAGGTAAAGATGAAGCCAATGCGCGCCAGGAAGAAGCGGAAAGAAATGGCAAAATTATTATTAAAGATTCCATTGCGGATATTTTCCTACAACAAATATTAACACGTCCGTCTGATCATGATGTAGTTGCAACAATGAACTTAAACGGAGATTATATTTCTGATGCATTAGCGGCTCAAGTTGGTGGGATTGGAATTGCACCAGGTGCAAACATCAACTATGAAACTGGACATGCTATTTTCGAGGCAACACATGGTACGGCACCAAAATACGCTGACCTTGACAAAGTAAATCCATCATCTGTTTTATTATCTGGTGTCCTACTTCTAGAACACTTAGGTTGGCAAGAAGCTGCCGACTTAATCACTGCATCTGTTGAGAAAACGATTGCTTCTAAAGTAGTGACTTATGATTTTGCACGTTTAATGGAAGGTGCAACAGAAGTAAAAACTTCAGAGTTTGCAGATGAATTAATTAAAAACCTATAG
- a CDS encoding acetyl-CoA carboxylase carboxyltransferase subunit alpha has translation MLEFEKSIQEIQNKIDSLKEAQSKNDVDLSDEIEMLEAALLTEKEKVYTTLKPWDRVQIARLQERPTLLDYIPHIFDDFIEFHGDRNFRDDPAIIGGIAYFNGLPVTVIGQQRGKDTKDNIYRNFGMAHPEGYRKALRLMKQAEKFQRPIFTFIDTKGAYPGKAAEERGQSESIARNLIDMAGLTVPVIAIVIGEGGSGGALGLGVSNRILMLENSTYSVISPEGAAGILWKDSALAKIAAETMKITAYDLKELNIIDEVVKEPLGGAHQDVELQAKHIKEKFAAHLKAFEKMSPEAIKEDRFKKFRKMGTFVE, from the coding sequence ATGCTAGAATTTGAAAAATCCATTCAAGAAATTCAAAATAAAATCGATTCATTAAAAGAAGCGCAATCAAAAAATGATGTTGATTTATCTGATGAAATTGAAATGTTGGAAGCAGCATTACTCACAGAAAAAGAAAAAGTTTATACAACTTTAAAACCGTGGGATCGTGTTCAAATTGCACGTTTGCAAGAAAGACCGACATTACTCGATTATATTCCACATATCTTTGATGATTTTATTGAATTTCATGGAGATCGTAATTTTAGAGATGATCCAGCAATTATCGGTGGTATCGCGTATTTTAATGGTTTACCTGTGACGGTTATTGGACAACAACGTGGTAAAGATACGAAAGATAATATTTACCGAAATTTTGGTATGGCTCACCCAGAAGGGTATCGAAAAGCATTGCGGTTAATGAAGCAAGCTGAAAAATTCCAACGCCCAATTTTTACATTTATTGATACTAAAGGTGCCTACCCAGGTAAGGCAGCAGAAGAACGCGGTCAAAGTGAATCTATCGCCCGTAATCTAATAGATATGGCTGGCTTAACCGTCCCAGTTATTGCGATTGTTATCGGTGAAGGCGGAAGTGGTGGAGCACTTGGTTTAGGTGTAAGTAACAGGATTCTTATGCTTGAAAATAGTACATATTCAGTTATTTCACCAGAGGGTGCCGCTGGTATTTTGTGGAAAGATAGTGCATTAGCCAAAATTGCTGCCGAAACAATGAAAATTACTGCATATGATCTTAAGGAGCTCAATATCATTGATGAAGTTGTCAAAGAACCGCTTGGCGGCGCGCACCAAGATGTAGAATTACAAGCCAAACACATAAAAGAAAAATTTGCAGCACATTTAAAAGCGTTTGAAAAAATGAGCCCAGAAGCGATTAAAGAAGATCGCTTTAAGAAATTTAGAAAAATGGGAACTTTTGTCGAATAA
- the pyk gene encoding pyruvate kinase: MKKTKIVCTIGPASESEEMLEKLMRAGMNVARLNFSHGSHDEHRARIESIRKVANKLNLNIGILLDTKGPEIRTHNMKDGLITLEKGSNVTVSMSEVEGTPEMFSVTYENLINDVHVGSFILLDDGLIELLVEDIDTNAGHVHCKVLNTGELKNKKGVNLPGVSVNLPGITEKDAEDIRFGIEQNVDFIAASFVRRSSDVLEIRKILEEANHHTISIIPKIENQEGIDNIDDILEVSDGLMVARGDMGVEIPPETVPIVQKDLIRKCNKLGKPVITATQMLDSMQRNPRATRAEASDVANAIYDGTDAVMLSGETAAGSYPEEAVKAMHNIAVAAEQAQDYKKLLSDRTKLVETSLVNAIGVSAAHTALNLNVKAIVAATESGNTAKTISKYRPKSDILAVTPNETTARQCTLIWGVYPVIKKGNFTTDELLNNAVATAIESERVVNGDLIIITAGVPTGESGTTNLMKLHLIGDEIASGQGIGRTSAVGHTVVVSDASQLEGKDLSQAVIVTPSIDENFVPYLDQAVGLITEEGGLTSPSAIVGLEKGIPTVVGVNGVLEAIKDDILVTVDASQGKVFEGYANVL, encoded by the coding sequence ATGAAAAAAACGAAGATTGTTTGTACGATTGGTCCAGCATCAGAATCAGAGGAAATGTTAGAAAAACTTATGAGAGCGGGAATGAACGTTGCACGTTTAAACTTCTCACATGGATCACATGATGAGCATCGTGCACGTATTGAATCCATTCGTAAAGTTGCCAATAAATTAAATTTAAATATCGGGATTTTACTAGATACTAAAGGTCCAGAAATACGTACACATAACATGAAAGACGGTTTAATTACACTGGAAAAAGGGTCAAATGTTACGGTGAGCATGTCTGAAGTAGAAGGTACACCAGAGATGTTTTCTGTCACTTATGAAAACCTCATAAACGATGTACATGTAGGTTCTTTTATCTTATTAGATGATGGGCTTATTGAATTATTAGTAGAAGACATTGACACAAATGCAGGTCATGTCCATTGTAAAGTTTTAAATACTGGTGAACTTAAAAATAAAAAAGGTGTAAATTTACCTGGAGTGAGTGTTAATTTACCTGGTATTACTGAAAAAGATGCTGAAGATATCCGTTTTGGTATCGAACAAAATGTAGATTTTATTGCTGCAAGTTTTGTAAGACGTTCAAGTGATGTATTAGAAATTCGTAAAATCTTAGAAGAAGCAAACCATCATACAATTAGCATTATTCCTAAAATTGAAAACCAAGAAGGTATCGATAATATTGATGACATTCTTGAAGTATCTGATGGTTTAATGGTTGCTCGTGGGGATATGGGTGTAGAAATTCCACCTGAAACAGTGCCAATTGTACAAAAAGACTTAATTCGAAAATGTAACAAATTGGGCAAACCAGTGATCACGGCTACACAAATGTTAGACTCGATGCAACGAAATCCACGGGCGACACGTGCAGAAGCTTCTGACGTTGCTAATGCAATTTATGACGGTACTGACGCAGTCATGTTATCTGGTGAAACTGCTGCAGGATCATATCCTGAGGAAGCAGTCAAAGCAATGCACAATATTGCTGTTGCAGCAGAGCAAGCCCAAGATTACAAAAAATTATTATCAGACCGCACAAAACTTGTTGAGACATCACTAGTGAATGCAATTGGTGTATCAGCAGCGCATACGGCTCTTAATTTAAATGTTAAAGCCATTGTTGCAGCCACAGAAAGTGGTAACACGGCAAAAACAATCTCTAAATACCGTCCTAAATCAGATATTTTGGCTGTAACACCAAACGAAACAACAGCACGCCAATGTACTTTAATTTGGGGTGTGTATCCAGTTATTAAAAAAGGAAACTTCACAACAGATGAACTTTTAAATAATGCTGTAGCGACTGCCATTGAGTCTGAACGCGTTGTTAATGGGGACTTAATAATCATTACTGCGGGCGTACCTACGGGTGAGTCTGGTACAACAAATCTTATGAAGCTTCACCTTATTGGTGACGAAATTGCTTCAGGGCAAGGTATTGGCCGTACATCAGCTGTAGGTCATACTGTTGTTGTTAGCGACGCTTCTCAGTTAGAAGGTAAAGATTTATCTCAGGCTGTAATTGTTACACCATCAATCGATGAAAATTTTGTACCTTATTTAGATCAAGCAGTGGGCTTAATCACTGAAGAAGGTGGCTTAACGTCACCAAGCGCAATTGTCGGACTTGAAAAAGGCATTCCTACTGTAGTTGGTGTCAATGGCGTACTTGAAGCCATTAAAGATGACATTCTCGTAACTGTTGACGCTTCACAAGGTAAAGTATTTGAAGGTTACGCTAACGTTTTATAA